A window of the Vigna angularis cultivar LongXiaoDou No.4 chromosome 3, ASM1680809v1, whole genome shotgun sequence genome harbors these coding sequences:
- the LOC128195755 gene encoding uncharacterized protein LOC128195755 isoform X2 yields the protein MGWYGASQEYQYQKPPFQNTYMPQPVQESQQLQLHEPAEIAPHPSTSKLTLKELLEHMTMQDLQFKQENMEFQQETQVAIQSLTDQIGQMATQLTQEQPQESEESSFQTVQIPDDVSVIHIGDGEQSHALIVPPTFPPSYVPTLAHKETNEGFEDQAGISSNFEPGRPFSSFTTIPIFREVEVNIPQIDHSIDDCAMHDYAVDRYVDDYIVDEFVFNSSSMHDENHFLLSHPNVYSPCTEHESESVEFEIDSCCESISIVQPVTLGLGVIPLRVNSLEPRCTNHVAGGTYEFDQHAPPIEDKGAYIHNSLKIIRHRLNPLINNLCFLDPAMEDISLLDQIWRMKQFFLKTSLLDPVVENISLIVQNWQLPP from the coding sequence ATGGGATGGTATGGTGCTTCACAggaatatcaatatcaaaagCCACCATTTCAGAACACTTATATGCCTCAACCAGTCCAGGAATCACAACAGTTGCAACTTCATGAGCCTGCCGAAATAGCTCCTCATCCTTCTACATCTAAGCttacattgaaggagttattggagcaTATGACCATGCAAGATCTTCAGTTCAAGCAAGAGAACATGGAGTTTCAGCAGGAAACACAAGTTGCCATTCAGAGTTTGACTGATCAgatagggcagatggccactcaactCACTCAGGAACAACCTCAAGAATCAGAGGAATCTtcatttcagactgttcagattcctGATGATGTCAGTGTCATCCACATAGGAGATGGGGAGCAGAGTCATGCGCTCATTGTGCCGCCTACTTTCCCACCCTCCTATGTCCCTACTCTTGCACATAAGGAGACTAATGAAGgttttgaggaccaggcaggtATAAGCAGTAATTTTGAGCCAGGTAGACCATTTTCATCCTTCACCACTATTCCAATCTttagggaagtggaggtaaacatacctcaaATTGATCATTCTATTGATGATTGTGCTATGCATGATTATGCTGTCGAtaggtatgttgatgattatattgttgatgagtTTGTCTTTAATTCGTCCTctatgcatgatgagaaccactttttgctatcacatccaaatgtttattctccatgcactgaacatgaatctgagtctgttgaatttgaaattgattcatgttgtGAGAGTATATCTATTGTTCAGCCTGTTACActaggattgggtgttatacccctgcgTGTCAATTCTTTGGAGCCACGATGTactaaccatgttgcaggaggtacatatgaatttgaccaacatgcACCCCCAATAGAAGACAAGGGTGCTTATATACACAACAGTTTGAAGATCATTAGGCACCGGCTGAACCCACTCATCAACAATCTTTGCTTCTTAGATCCAGCtatggaagacatttccctactcgatcaaatctggaggatgaagcagttcttcctcaaaacttccttACTGGATCCAGTGGTGGAAAACATCTCCCtgatagtccaaaattggcaacttccaccatga